ggaccccccaggatcccccaggactccccaggtacccccagaatccccccaggacccccccaggtacccccaggacccctcaggacccccccaggtgccccccaggtacccccagaaccccccaggactccccaggtgccccccaggtgccccccaggtgccccctggaccccccagaatccccccagaacccccccaggtgcccccagaacccccccaggtgccccccaggtgccccccgcGCTCACCTGGGGCCCGGTGGCCTCTGCCAGGAGCTTCCAGGTGGTCCCGGGGGCGAAGACGAGGACGCGGCCGAGGTGGCGGAAGCGGGGGGCACCCAGGGCCAGGCCCCGCGAGCCCCCGAGGGCCAGCGAGGCAACCGAGTagcctgggggggatttgggggagggtttgggggggtccgggtgggattttggggggttttgaggggtttgagggggattttggggggaattttagggggttttggggtccaggtgggattttggggggtttgaggtgtatttttggggggttcgggtgggattttggggggttttgggggggttttggggggtttgaggtggattttggggtccgggtgggattttgggggattttggggtggatttggggggtttgaggtggattttggggggtttgaggtggatttttggggggttcgggtgggattttggagggttttgggggagtttgggggggtttgaggtggattttgggggggtttgaggtggattttggggggtccgggtgggattttggggggtctgggtgggattttggggggatttggggtggatttggggggtttgagggggattttggggggtttgaggtggatttttggggggttcgggtgggattttggggggttttgggggagttttggggggtttgagggggatttggggggggatttggggggtttttggagtccgggtgggattttggggggtttgaggtggattttggggggtttgaggtggatttttggggagtttgaggtggatttttggggggtccgggtgggattttggggggatttggggggtttgagggggattttgggggggattttagggggttttggggtccaggtgggattttggggggtttgaggtgaattttggggggtttgagggggatttgggggttttgaggtggatttttggggggtccgggtgagattttggggggtttgaggtggatttttggggggtccgggtgagattttggggggatttggggggttttggggtccaggtgggattttggggggtttgaggtgaattttgggggctttagaggtggatttttggggggttttgatgTGAATTTCGATGTGAATTTCGGGGGGTTTTgaagtggatttttggggggtttcgatgtgaattttgggggttttgaggtgAATTTCGGGGGGTTTtgaggtggatttttggggggtttcaaTGTGAATTTTGATGTGAATTTCGGGGGGTTTTGAAGTGGATTTTTGATGTGAATTTCGGGGGGTTTTGaagtgggtttttggggggttttgaggtggatttttggggggtttcgaTGTGAATTTCGATGTGAATTTCGGGGGGTTTTGAAGtggatttttgaggggtttcgatgtgaattttggggggttttgaagTGGATTTTCGATGTGGATTCCGGGGGCTTTTGCGCTGAATTTGGGGGCGTCCGTGCGGGATTCTTTCCCCGCCGggggtgaggggaggggacGCGCGAGACccctcggggaccccccccccgggacccccgaaaGCCGCGGGGGCGGCCGCGGAGCCCCCCGGCCGTGGCCCCGTACCCAGGTAGGCGTCGTCCATGTCCCTGAGGTCGCCCAGGTCGCCCAGGTTGCCCAAGTCCCGGGAGACGTTGACGAAGGTGGGCGCCCCTCCCCCGCCGTAGACGAAGACCCCCCCGGACCAGTCGTAGGCgcccacagctcccagtacGGGACCCTCCTGCACCAGTGAGGGACGGGGGATGGGGGATGGGGacggcggggagggggggacacaGCGGTCAGGGGCCgtcctggggacaccgggaccctcatggggacatccctggggacattgggaccctcatggggacattgggaccatcctggggacaccgggaccctcatggggacaccaggaacttcatggggacacccctggggacaccgggaccctcatggggacatcgggactgtcctggggacaccaggaccctcatggggacattgggaccatcctggggacattgggaccttcatggggacaccgggaccgtcctggggacatcgggactgtcctggggacattgggaccttcatggggacaccgggaacttcatggggacacccctggggacaccgggaccctcatggggacatcgggactgtcctggggacaccaggaccTTCATGGGGACACCCTTGGGGACATCGGGACCtcatggggacaccgggaccctCATGGgaacacccctggggacaccaggaccctcatggggacattgggaccttcatggggacattgggacctCATGGGGATGTCCCTGGGGACATTGAGACCctcctggggacaccaggaccTTCACGGGGACATCGGGAGCTTCATGGGGACATCGGGACCTCAATGGGGACACCAGGACCTTCAGGGGGACATCGGGACCttcctggggacaccgggacctcCTGGGGATGTCCCTGGGGACATCGGGACCctcctggggacattgggaccatcctggggacaccgggaccttCACGGGGACATTGGGACTGTCCTGGGGACgtccctggggacaccaggaccTCATGGGGGACATCGGGACCttcatggggacattgggaccgtcctggggacattgggacctttatggggacacccctggggacaccaggaccCTCCTGGGGATGTCCCTGGGGACATCGGGACCCTCgtggggacattgggacccTCATGGTGAGACCGGGACcttcctggggacacccctggggacatcgggaccttcatggggacaccgggaccctcctggggacatcgggaccctcctggggacactgggaccttcatggggacacacctggggacaccaggacctcctggggacacccctggggacactgggactctcctggggacaccgggacctcatggggacatcgggaccttcatggggacacccctggggacatcgggaccctcctggggacaccgggatctcctggggacacccctggggacaccaggaccCTTCTGAGGACACCGGGACCCTCCCGGGAACATTGGGACCCTCCTGGGGACATCGGGACCTTCATGGGGACCCTCCCGGGCCCCCCAAGGCCAGCAGGGGACACCTACGGGCGTCACCAGGGCGCTGAAGCCCTCCTGGGCCATCTCCAgctggaaggagctgctgtgggcGCTCTGGGTGCCTGCGGGAGGGGCCAGCGGCCTGGTCACCTCCTGGCCACCTCCTGGCCACCTCCTGGCCACCTCCTGGTCACCTCCTGGTCACCAGGAGGTCCAGCCCCACCGCCGGTACCCTCGATGGCGAAGATCTTCTCCTGCAGCTGGTTCTGGATGTCCCCCAGCGCGCCGAAGTTGTCCACGCGGAACACGTGGTCGTGGGCGGGGCTGGAGGCGATCTCGTGGAGCTCGGCCTGGGCGTTGGGCTTCAGGAAGGCGCTGCCCACCTGCGGGGGatggacgggatgggatggacagggggatggacagagggatggacaggtgggatggatggatggacggacagGTGGACACATGGACgggtgggatggatggatggatggatggatggagggatggatggatggatggatggatggatggatggatggatggatggatggatggatggatggaggggtggatggagggatggatggatgatggatggatggacggatggacagGTGGACAgaggggatggatggatggatgatggatgatggatggatggacggacggacggacgggaTGGACACATGGACtggtgggatggatggatggatggatgatggatggatggacaggtGGATGggtgggatggacagggggatGGACGGGAGATGGACAGGGGGATGGacaggggatggatggatggatggacaggtGGACACATGGATgggtgggatggatggatgactGGACAGGTGGACAgaggggatggatggatggacaggtggatggatgatggatggatgatggatggagggatggatggatggagggatggatgatggatggatggagggatggatggacggacggacgggtgggatggatggatggatggatggatggatggatggatggatggatggacggacagGTGGTCAGGtgggatggatgatggatgatggatggatggagggatggatgatggatggatggatggatggatggaccgACGGACAGGTGGTCAGGtgggatggatgatggatgatggatggatggatggatggatggacggacagGTGGGATGGACATATGGACAGATGGACGGGTGGgacggacggatggatggacagacagGTAGACAGATGGACAGGTGGGATGGACATATGGACAGATGGATAGGTGGGATGGACAGCTGGACAGACAGGTGGacggatggacagatggacaggtGGGACggacggacagacagacaggtGGACGGATGGACAGGtgggatggacggatggacagACAGAGCCGTCGACCGGACAGAGCCGCCGCGGGCCGGCGCCTCACCCCGATGGCGTAGCGAGTGACCGCCATGCTCTCGGCCAGCGGGATGACGTCCGAGTAGCTCAGGTTGTCCCCGTACTTCTCCCCGTCCGTGACCACGATCAGGATCCGCCGGGCGCCGGCCCGCGCGCCCCGGTCGGGGAGGAACATCCGCTGCCTGCCGGGCGAGCGAGCGgtcagcggggccgggccgggccgggccggggccgggaggggccgcGGGGCACTCACAGGACGtgcaggatggccgtggccgtGTGGGTGGGGCCGCGGAGCTGCTGGACGCTCCTCAGCAGCAGCGCCGGGTCCGGATGGTCCCGGAAGGTGCTGAAGTCGAAGTGGTCGTGCAGGCGGCTGGAGAACTGGGTGAGGGAGAACTGGCCGGGGGGACAGCGGCGTGACCGGCGGTGAGCGGGGCTGACCGGCCAAAGGCCACCCTGGAGCCCTCGAGATGATCAAGGGGCATCGGGTGGTCAAAGCTGAGCATCAACGGAGCTCTGAGTGACCCAAGATGACCAATGGCCATGGAGGGGTCACCACTCAATGTCAACAGAGCTCTGAATGACCCAGGATGACCAATGGCCATGGAGGGGTCACCACCCGATGTCACTGGAGCTCTGAATGACCCAGGATGACCAACGGCCATGGAGGGGTCACCAATTGATGCCAACGGAGCTGAGTGACCCAGGATGACCAATGGCCATGGAGGGGTCACCACTCGACGTCAACGGAGCTGAATGACCCAAGATGACCAAACCAATTGATGTCAATGGAGCTCTGAATGACCCAAGATGACCAATGGGCATCGGGTGGTCAAAGCTGAGCATCAACGGAGCTCTGAGTGACCCAAGATGACCAAAGGCCATGGAGGGGTCACCAATTGATGTCAACGGAGCTCTGAATGACCCAGGATGACCAAAGGCCATGGAGGGGTCACCAATTGATGCCAATGGAGCTCTGAATGACCCAGGATGACCAATGGCCATGGAGGGGTCACCACTCAACATCAACGGAGCTCTGTGTGACCCAAAATGACCAACGGCCATGGAGGGGTCACCACTCAACGTCAATGGAGGTGAATGACCCAAGATGACCAATGGCCATGGAGGGGTCACCAATTGATGCCAATGGAGCTTTGAATGACCCAAGATGACCAATGGCCATGGTGGGGTCACCACTCAACATCAACAGAGCTGAATGACCCAAGATGACCAATGGGCACGGAGGGGTCACCACTCAACGTCAATGGAGCTGAATGACCCAGGATGACCGACAGCCACCAGGCTGGACGTTACCTGGACGTCGGCGCCCTGGAAGCGCTTCATGACCTCCACGATGAACGTCTTCATGGCGTTGAACTCGTGGGGGGCGATGCTGCCCGAGCCGTCGATGAGGAACGCGATGTCCATGGAGCTCTTGGGACACTCTGGCCAGGGGATGGACACGGCCCCGAGGTCAGGCGGGACCGGGGGGTCCCCGGCGCGGCCggccccggggacaccccccgTACCTGGGAAGGCGTCCGGGAGGCGCCGGAGCGGCTGGAGGGCCGAGTCCAGGTGGACGCAGAAGCCGTTGAGGTGGACGTTGACCCCGCAGGCCTGGGGGGAGGTGGGGCCGCACGCCTGgcgggtggggggaggggatggacaggccacattttggggggggtcaccGGCCTCGGTTTCGCCTCGAAAAGACCCAATTTGGGGGCAAAACCCCCCCCCCGAAGCTCCTCGGGGACATCGATGTGGGGTCCGAGCTCCAAAGCAACAACCGAAAACCCCCCCCAGATTTTGGGGGCGAAACCTCCCCGGGAACGAAACCGACCCCAAACCCGCAGCGCGATTTTGGGGTTCAGCGCCCTCGATTTCACCCCCAAACCCGCTCCCACTCCCCCAAACCGGTTTCGGGGTCGCCCCTCACCAGCACCCCGCCGTCTCCGGCCGCCAGCGCCAGCCCCAGGGACGCGTTGACCGCTccggggggtcctggaaggccacGGGGGTGAgacccaccccccccaccccaccccttctccttggggttttggggtgggaggggagggcgtaaatttttggggagggggtctctCACCGGCCACCGGAACCTTCTGGCACCTTCCCGACTGGAAGCGGCAGCGATAAACGGCGCCGGTCTCGTCGGCACCGCCGCGCTCCAGGGGGGCTCCCACCAGGACCCTTGGGGTGGGCGacgggggtgggtggggggctggtttggggcGGGGGGATCGGGGGGACCCCCTCCCCATCGCAAGGACCCCCTCCCCGCTTTACCAGCCGTCGTCACTGGTGCCGAACTGGGCCACGGTGGTGCCGAAAGCGCCGGCGGGGTCGCCTTGGAAAACCAGCGGGGTCTCCACGTCCAGCCCGGAGCCGCcgcaggagagcagggctgggggaggggggcaccaaaaaaaaaaggggggggggaggggggaggctTCAGGGTGACCCCCATCGCCCCCCAAATTGGTCACCGTCGCCCCATTGGAGCCCCGGCGCCGGCTCCGAGGTCCGGGCAGCCCCGGCGGCAccgggagggttttggggtggtcgGGAAGGTGCGAAGGAATCCTTGGGAATGGGCTGGAAAGCAGCCGAAATCCACAGGTGGGGGCCTCAAATCCGCctcaaatgtccccaaatgtcaccAAAATCCACAGCTGGGGCCTCAAATCcgcctcaaatcccccaaaatgtcccGTGGACACCAAAATCCACAGCTGGGgcctcaaatcccccaaaatgtcACCAAAATCCACAGCTGGGGCCTCAAATCCgcctcaaaacccccaaatgtcacctggaccccaaaatccacagctGGGGCCTCAAATCtgcctcaaatcccccaaatgtcACCAAAATCCGCAGCTGGGGCCTCAAATCcgcctcaaatcccccaaaagccGGGGAAAAGCACCGCAGACCCCATGTGGATCCTCAAAGCCAACTCAAAGCCACCCAAAATCCActtcaaaaccaccccaaaccccacatggaccccaaaccccaccctaaaccaccccaaaactcctcaaaaccccaaaatccaactccaaccccacccaaaatccacctcaaaaccaccccaaaccccacctggaccccaaaacccacccaaaaccaccccaaaactcctcaaaaccccaaaatccaactccaaccccacccaaaatccacctcaaaacccccaaaatgtcacctggaccccaaaatccacagctGGGGCCCCAAATCCGCCTCAAATGCCCCCAAAAGCCGGGGAAAAGCACCGCAGACCCCatggggatccccaaagccaaCTCCAaccccacccaaaatccacctcaaatggcccaaaatgCACCTCAGACCCTCCCcacaaccaccccaaaccccatccggaccccaaaccccaccctaAACCACCTCAAAACTCCTCAGAACCCCAAACTCCAACTCGAACTCCCCAAATGTCACCTGAAGCCCAAAATCCAActcaaaacccctccaaacccacccaaaatccactcaaaacccccccaaacccacccaaaatccactcaaaacccacccaaacccaccTCAAAACctctcaaaacccccaaaatctcacctggaccccaaaatccaccccaaagcccccaaaacccacctcaATCCCATCCAAAACCCCTCAACCGctcccaaaatccacctcaaagttcccccaaacccacccgaAGCCCCtcaaagcccccaaaatccacccaaaacccccaaaacccccatcaAACCCACCTAAAACctctcaaaacccccaaaatctcacctggaccccaaaatccaactcaGAAGCGTCTCAAAACCACctcaaaccccacccaaaccgccccaaatccaccccaaaccacctcagaccccccaaaacccacctcaaacccaccccaaaccccacccaaagCCCAcctggaccccaaaatccacctcaaagttcccccaaacccacccaaaaccacctcaaacccgcccaaaatccacccaaaaccccGAAAACCCACATCAAACCCACCTAAAACctctcaaaacccccaaaatctcacCTGGACCCCAAAATCCGAATCAGAACCatctcaaaaccaccccaaagcccccaaaatccaccccaaacccacccaaactcacccaaaatccaccccaaacctcccaaaatccaccgcaaacccccccaaatccaccccaaacccaccccaaagcccccaaaatccaccccaaaccccccaaaatccaccccaaccCTCCCCAACACCCAgccaaacccaacccaaaccccccaaaatccacccaaactcACCCAaaactcaccccaaatcccccaaatccaccccaaacccacccaaactcacccaaaatccaccccaaacccacccaaactcacccaaaatccacccaaatccaccccaaacctcccaaaatccaccccaaacccacccaaactcacccaaaatccacccaaatccaccccaaacctcccaaaatccaccccaaacccaccccaaagcccccaaaatccaccccaaaccccccaaaatccaccccaaccCTCCCCAACACCCTgacaaacccaacccaaaccccccaaaatccaccccaaacccacccaaactcacccaaaatccaccccaaaccacctcaaaccccccaaaacccaccccaaatcccccaaaatccaccccaaacccaccccaaatccccaaaatccaccccaaacccaccccaaacctccccaaaacccacccaacccaacccaaccccccccaaaatccaccccaaacccaacccaaacccccccaaaccccccaaaacccacccaaacccacccaaacccaacccaaacccaccccaaacccaccccaaacctccccaaaacccacccaacccaaaccaaacccccccaaaccccccaaaatccaccccaaaccccccaaaatccaccccaaacccaccccaaaccccccaaaatccaccccaaactcacccaaaactcaccccaaatcccccaaatccaccccaaacccaccccaaactcacccccaacccaccccaaaccccccaaaatccaccccaaagtcACCCAaaactcaccccaaatcccccaaacccaccccaaactcacccccaacccaccccaaaccccccaaaatccaccccaaagtcACCCAaaactcaccccaaatcccccaaacccaccccaaactcacccccaacccccccaaacccccccaaaacccaaccccctccccgcaccccccctcccccccccccagccgcccctcccccgggggtcgccccgcccggcccggtgGTCGCCCCGCACCCGTGGCCAGCAGGCCCAGGGCGAGCGGCAGCGCCCGCGGGGCCATCGCGGCTCCGAAGCAGAAGttggggggtgccgggggggggggggaggggcaggaaggtgggggagggtgggggaggggcgggggggggggggaggggtgtgaAGTTTTTGGGAAGAAGCGGCCCCGAAAGCGGcgctgggagggggggggggtgggggaggggtgggtgggggaggggaagtttGGGgtgctcccccctcccctccccccccccggccaCGCCCTTGTGGTCACCGCGGTGACGTCACCGGCGGAGtcaccccctcccctcccccccccggtgCGGAAGGAGCCACATCCCGTGGGGGGATGGGCCgggcctgggggggggggggggggcagggtcAGGTGTCCATCCTGCCGAGGTGGGGGCCGTGCGGCCGTCCCTgctgtccgtccgtccgtctgtccgtccgtccctgctgcccacctgtccgtctgtccgtctgtccgtctgtccatccATATCTACTGTCCAcccgtccgtctgtccgtctgtccatctgtccatctgtccatctgtccctgctgtccgtctgtccgtctgtccatctgtccatctgtccatccgtccctgctgtccgtctgtccgtccgtccgtctgtccgtccatATCTACTGCCCAcctgtccgtctgtccatccatccctactgtccatctgtccgtctgtccctactgtccatccatccatccacctgtccatctgtccctgctgtccacCTGTCCAcctgtccgtctgtccatccATATCTACTGTCCAcctgtccgtctgtccatctATCCCTACTGCCCACCTGTCCATCCGTCCACCTGTCCACATGTCTGTCCGTCCATCCacccgtccatccatccatccctaatgtccatccgtccatccctCCATTCCCCTGTCCACCCGTCCATCCGTCCCCCCATCCCTAAtgtccatccgtccatccctactgtccatctgtccatccctACTGTCCACCCGTCCATCCGTCTGTCCATCCGTCCGTCCACCCGTCCCTAAtgtccatccgtccatccctCCATTCTCCTGTCCATCCATCTGTCCACCCGTCCATCCCCACTGTCCACCTGTCCAcccttccatccatccatccatccgtccgtcCATCCCTCCATTCTcccgtccctctgtccctctgtccccccgtccgtctgtccatcccatcccatcccccaccgccccctccccctccccttcccctcccccaccccacgcGCTGCTGACCGGACGCTGCGGCCGGACACGGGACGGTCACCagcccgcccctcccccacccgctgacccagggcccctcccccacccccccccgaaCCGgaacccctcccccacctgatCCAGGTGTTCTgatccccctcccccacctgatCCAGGTGTTCCCCTCCCTCACCCGATCCAGGtgttcccacccctcccccacctgatCCAGGTGTTCTCCCATCCCCCCTCACCTGATCCAGGTgttcccacccccacccccacctgATCCAGGTgttcccaccccctcccccacctgatCCAGGTGTTCtgatcccctccctcacctgaTCCAGGTGTTCTgatccccctcccccacctgatCCAGTTGTTCCCATCCCCCCTCACCTGATCCAGGTGttcccatcccccacctgatccAGATGttcccatcccccacctgatccAGGTgttcccatcccctcccccacctgatCCAGGTGTTctcccatcccccacctgatccaggtgttcccctcccccacctgatCCAGgtgttcccctcccccacctgatCCAGGTGttcccacccctccctcacCTGATCCAGgtgttcccctcccccacctgatCCAGgtgttcccctcccccacctgatCCAGGTGTTCCCACCCTCCCCCATCCCTATCCAGATGttcccaccccccctcccccaaaggGGCGTGGTTATGCAAACAACCCCCCTACTTTGCATAAAGGGGCGTGGCCACCCCAACAAACCGATGACATCACCCCCTTCGGCGCGACAAAGGGGGCGTGGCTATGCAAATCACCCCCGCTTTCAATGCACAGAGGAGGCGTGGCCATGCAAATGAGAGGCGCTACCCAGCGTGCCCCGCGGCGCGGCG
Above is a window of Aphelocoma coerulescens isolate FSJ_1873_10779 unplaced genomic scaffold, UR_Acoe_1.0 HiC_scaffold_207, whole genome shotgun sequence DNA encoding:
- the LOC138101180 gene encoding integrin alpha-D-like, coding for MAPRALPLALGLLATALLSCGGSGLDVETPLVFQGDPAGAFGTTVAQFGTSDDGWVLVGAPLERGGADETGAVYRCRFQSGRCQKVPVAGPPGAVNASLGLALAAGDGGVLACGPTSPQACGVNVHLNGFCVHLDSALQPLRRLPDAFPECPKSSMDIAFLIDGSGSIAPHEFNAMKTFIVEVMKRFQGADVQFSLTQFSSRLHDHFDFSTFRDHPDPALLLRSVQQLRGPTHTATAILHVLQRMFLPDRGARAGARRILIVVTDGEKYGDNLSYSDVIPLAESMAVTRYAIGVGSAFLKPNAQAELHEIASSPAHDHVFRVDNFGALGDIQNQLQEKIFAIEGTQSAHSSSFQLEMAQEGFSALVTPEGPVLGAVGAYDWSGGVFVYGGGGAPTFVNVSRDLGNLGDLGDLRDMDDAYLGYSVASLALGGSRGLALGAPRFRHLGRVLVFAPGTTWKLLAEATGPQVGSYFGAALLPLQPRPGAAPALLVGAPQFYGGGGGGRVDVCEVSGKSRHLRCRQTLRGHPGHPLGRFGASLAHLGDLDGDGWPEVAVGAPLEDEGRGAVYLFRGTRGGISARDGQRIPGSAFPSRPRFFGQALSGGRDLSGDRLPDVAVGAQGQVLLLRSQPLLKVTVAVTFEPRVVPASAFECPEGEELRGPLATARICFVGAKKTPDSFGSQISASLWFRAELD